The Pseudalkalibacillus hwajinpoensis DNA window GGTCTGGAACTTTCAAAAGTGGCAACAACGATTAATTTCCCAATGGGCATTTATTCCGATAAATACGACAGTCTGGATGAGTTGCAGGATGGAGATAAAGTTGGTTTGCCGAACCATTCTACTGGAGAACCGAGAGCACTAATGCTATTTGAGGAAGCCGGCATTATTGAACTCAAAGACGGAGTTGGAGTCAAGGCTACTATTAAAGACATTGAAAAAAACCCTCATAATCTGGAGTTTGTCCCACTTGAAGCTTCACAGATTCCGAGACAGCTAGGTGAGCTAGCTATTGCAGCTATTAATACGAATTTTGCGATGGAAAGTGGACGAGTACCTACTGAGGACTCCCTTGTGATGGAGCCAGAGGATTCACCGTGGGTCAATGTTATTGCAACGCAAACGGAAAATAAGGATAGCGAGCGAATTCAGAAGCTTGTGGAATATTATCAATCTGATGAAGTGAAGCAGTTTATCGAGGATGAATTTAACGGTTCTGTCGTAGCATCCTGGTAATCAGTGGAGGGAGCGAACAAGATGATTCGATTAGAAAACATTACGAAGACATATAAGAGTGGTCATACTGTTACGAAAGCAGTGGATGATGTTTCGTTAACAGTCAAGAAAGGCAGCATTTATGGCGTCATTGGCTATAGTGGAGCGGGGAAAAGTACTCTTGTGCGCATGGTGAATCTTCTCGAACGCCCCACTGAGGGCCGAGTGTTTATTAATGATGTAGAACTCACTTCATTATCAACAGGAAAGCTTCAGAAAACGCGGCAGCGGATAGGGATGATTTTTCAATCTTTTAATCTATTAAAAACAGGGACGGTCTATCAAAATATCGCCGTCCCCCTTAAACTGACGGGCGTTCCAAAAAAAGAAATTGAGTCAAGGGTAACGAAATACCTGGAGATTGTTGGGCTATCGGATAAGCGTGATGCTTATCCTGCCCAGCTCTCCGGTGGTCAGAAACAGAGAGTAGCCATTGCGCGAGCTCTAGCACATGAGCCTGAAGTGCTTCTTTGTGATGAAGCAACGAGTGCACTTGACCCTGATACAACAGAATCGATCC harbors:
- a CDS encoding MetQ/NlpA family ABC transporter substrate-binding protein, whose translation is MKKSFYLLGALILVILAGCSGGEASGDAEEGPLKVGVTAGPHEDVMNKVKEVAAEDGFEIEVIAFNDYVMPNTALDEGEIDANVFQHEPYLNDFVKERGLELSKVATTINFPMGIYSDKYDSLDELQDGDKVGLPNHSTGEPRALMLFEEAGIIELKDGVGVKATIKDIEKNPHNLEFVPLEASQIPRQLGELAIAAINTNFAMESGRVPTEDSLVMEPEDSPWVNVIATQTENKDSERIQKLVEYYQSDEVKQFIEDEFNGSVVASW
- a CDS encoding methionine ABC transporter ATP-binding protein — its product is MIRLENITKTYKSGHTVTKAVDDVSLTVKKGSIYGVIGYSGAGKSTLVRMVNLLERPTEGRVFINDVELTSLSTGKLQKTRQRIGMIFQSFNLLKTGTVYQNIAVPLKLTGVPKKEIESRVTKYLEIVGLSDKRDAYPAQLSGGQKQRVAIARALAHEPEVLLCDEATSALDPDTTESILSLLEQINSDFGITILLITHEMHVVQKICHEVAVMENGQVIEQGRVIDIFSKPATGTAKRFVQSLFQDELPESLVENLKERGQIVTLSFVGQSSGNPALALVSKKFDVYPSILAGNITQLKDQPFGRLVVHLDGEASETARAVAFLEDKGVVVEGYVPEVKTHVS